One Nocardioidaceae bacterium SCSIO 66511 genomic window carries:
- the gltB gene encoding glutamate synthase large subunit: MHASRRAVGLYDPAYEHDACGVAFVATLSGDATHDIVDKALTALRNLDHRGASGAEPDSGDGAGILMQIPDTFLRGAVDFDLPPRGAYAVGLAFLPADEADAAKARLAVESLAEEESLRVVGWREVPTEPGILGATAADCMPTISQLFVTGGAGRVTGIALDRQAFCLRRRAEHELGVYFPSLSARTLTYKGMLTTEQLDGFYPDLRDERIASALAVVHSRFSTNTFPSWPLAHPFRFIAHNGEINTARGNRNWMRAREAMLDSDLIPGDLSRLFPICSDEASDSASFDEVLELLHLGGRSLPHAVMMMIPEAWENQPEMDPRRRAFYEFHSAVMEPWDGPACVVFTDGNQIGAVLDRNGLRPGRFWVTDDGLVVLASETGVLDLDPASIVRKGRLEPGRMFLADLQEHRIVEDDEIKTELATANPYDEWLYSGLIRFEDLPEREHIVHTPASVKRRQQLFGYTEEELRVLVAPMAQTAAEPIGSMGTDTPIAALSARPRQLFDYFSQQFAQVTNPPLDAIREEMVTSLAGMIGPERNLVDPSAASCRMVQLPFPVIDNDELAKIIHINRDGDLPGFESYVVQGLYRVAGDGDALEERLDEIRHEVSDAITNGARIIVLSDRHATSELAPIPSLLLTGAVHHHLVREKTRTQVAMVVEAGDVREVHHVALLMGYGASAVNPYLAMESAEDLARSGVRLSGIEPEQAVRNLVHALGKGVLKVMSKMGVSTVASYMGAQIFEAIGLSQSLVDEYFTGTSSRLGGIELDVIAEEVRARHAQAYPTDGIPLIRRQLEIGGEYQWRRDGAPHLFDPDTVFRLQHSTRTGRYDIFKQYTKLVDDQSERLMTLRGLLQFRDGVREPVPIDEVEPVSEIVKRFSTGAMSYGSISQEAHETLAVAMNRLGAKSNTGEGGEDSERLYDPVRRSAIKQVASGRFGVTAEYLTNADDLQIKIAQGAKPGEGGQLPGHKVYPWVAKTRHSTPGVGLISPPPHHDIYSIEDIKQLIHDLKNANPMARVHVKLVSETGVGTVAAGVSKAHADVVLISGHDGGTGASPLTSLKHAGGPWELGLAETQQTLLLNGLRDRIVVQADGQLKTGRDVVVAALLGAEEYGFATAPLVVSGCIMMRVCHLDTCPVGVATQNRALREKYSGKAEFVVTFFEYIAQEVRELLAELGFRSLDEAIGQVDTLDARRAVKHWKASGLDLSPILYKPEVADGASLRRTRGQDHGLERALDNELIALSYDALDNGDPVRAQLPIRNVNRTVGTMLGHEVTKRHRGEGLADDTIDITFTGSAGQSFGAYVPNGITLRLEGDTNDYLGKGLSGGRLVVRPDRASTFEASEQIIAGNVIGYGATAGEMFVRGRVGERFCVRNSGATAVVEGVGDHGCEYMTGGIAVVLGATGRNFAAGMSGGTAYVLDLDEQRVNPGLVELSPLRADEAEELRALVQRHQEETGSTVAEALLADWSASLTRFTRIIPVTYRKVLEAQDAARQGGLSDDDTTAKMMEAAING; this comes from the coding sequence ATGCATGCATCTCGCCGAGCCGTTGGGCTCTACGACCCCGCGTACGAGCATGACGCGTGTGGCGTTGCGTTCGTCGCGACCCTCTCGGGCGATGCGACCCACGACATCGTCGACAAGGCGCTGACGGCGCTACGCAATCTCGATCATCGCGGCGCCTCGGGCGCCGAACCCGACTCCGGCGACGGCGCGGGCATCCTGATGCAGATCCCCGATACGTTCCTGCGTGGTGCGGTCGACTTCGACCTGCCGCCGAGAGGCGCGTACGCGGTCGGGCTGGCGTTCCTGCCCGCCGACGAGGCCGATGCCGCGAAGGCCCGGCTCGCAGTCGAGAGTCTCGCCGAAGAGGAGTCGCTGCGGGTCGTCGGATGGCGTGAGGTGCCGACCGAGCCCGGCATCCTCGGGGCGACGGCGGCCGACTGTATGCCGACGATCTCGCAGCTGTTCGTCACCGGGGGAGCGGGCCGGGTGACCGGTATTGCGCTCGACCGGCAGGCATTCTGTCTGCGGCGCCGGGCGGAGCACGAGCTCGGCGTCTACTTCCCGTCGCTGTCGGCGCGAACCCTTACGTACAAGGGAATGCTGACGACCGAGCAGCTCGATGGCTTCTATCCCGACCTGCGAGACGAACGGATTGCGTCGGCGCTGGCGGTGGTGCACAGCCGTTTCTCGACCAACACGTTCCCGAGCTGGCCGCTCGCACACCCGTTCCGGTTCATTGCGCACAACGGCGAGATCAACACCGCGCGCGGTAACCGGAACTGGATGCGTGCGCGCGAGGCGATGCTGGACAGCGACCTCATCCCAGGCGATCTGAGTCGGCTGTTCCCGATCTGCAGCGACGAGGCGAGCGACTCGGCGTCGTTCGACGAGGTGCTGGAGCTGCTTCATCTGGGCGGTCGGAGCCTCCCGCACGCGGTGATGATGATGATCCCGGAGGCATGGGAGAACCAGCCGGAGATGGATCCGCGGCGCCGCGCGTTCTATGAGTTCCACTCCGCGGTGATGGAGCCGTGGGACGGCCCGGCATGTGTCGTGTTCACCGACGGCAACCAGATCGGCGCCGTGCTCGACCGCAACGGACTGCGTCCCGGGCGCTTCTGGGTCACCGACGACGGTCTGGTGGTGCTCGCTTCGGAGACCGGCGTACTCGATCTCGACCCTGCGTCGATCGTACGAAAGGGGCGCCTCGAACCGGGACGGATGTTCCTCGCCGACCTGCAGGAGCATCGCATCGTCGAGGACGATGAGATCAAGACCGAGCTCGCCACCGCGAACCCGTACGACGAGTGGCTGTACTCCGGGCTCATCCGCTTCGAGGACCTCCCCGAGCGGGAGCACATCGTGCATACACCTGCCTCGGTCAAACGCCGCCAGCAGCTGTTCGGCTATACTGAGGAGGAGTTGCGCGTACTCGTCGCGCCGATGGCGCAGACAGCCGCCGAACCGATCGGGTCGATGGGCACGGACACCCCGATCGCGGCCCTATCGGCCCGGCCGCGACAGCTCTTCGACTACTTCAGTCAGCAGTTCGCACAGGTGACGAATCCGCCTCTCGACGCGATTCGCGAGGAGATGGTCACGTCGCTCGCGGGGATGATCGGGCCCGAGCGCAATCTGGTCGACCCCAGCGCGGCGTCGTGCCGCATGGTGCAGCTGCCGTTCCCGGTGATCGACAATGACGAGCTGGCCAAGATCATCCACATCAACCGCGACGGTGATCTGCCCGGTTTCGAGTCGTACGTCGTGCAAGGCCTTTACCGCGTTGCTGGTGACGGTGACGCGCTCGAGGAGCGCCTCGACGAAATCAGGCACGAGGTGTCCGACGCCATCACGAACGGCGCGCGCATCATCGTGCTGTCCGATCGGCATGCGACGTCGGAGCTTGCGCCGATCCCGTCGCTGCTGCTCACCGGCGCGGTGCATCACCATCTCGTACGTGAGAAGACCCGCACGCAGGTCGCGATGGTGGTCGAGGCCGGAGACGTACGCGAAGTGCACCATGTCGCGTTGCTGATGGGCTACGGCGCCTCGGCGGTCAACCCGTACCTCGCGATGGAGAGCGCCGAAGACCTCGCCCGATCGGGCGTACGCCTGAGCGGCATCGAGCCCGAGCAGGCGGTGCGCAACCTCGTGCATGCGTTGGGCAAGGGCGTGCTCAAGGTGATGAGCAAGATGGGTGTCTCGACGGTTGCGTCGTACATGGGTGCCCAGATCTTCGAGGCGATCGGGCTGTCGCAGAGTCTCGTCGACGAGTACTTCACCGGTACCTCGTCTCGGCTCGGCGGGATCGAGCTCGACGTCATCGCCGAAGAGGTACGCGCGAGGCACGCACAGGCGTACCCGACCGACGGTATCCCGCTGATCCGGCGCCAGCTCGAGATCGGTGGCGAGTACCAGTGGCGACGCGACGGAGCTCCCCATCTGTTCGACCCGGACACCGTGTTCCGATTGCAGCACTCGACGCGCACCGGCCGCTACGACATCTTCAAGCAGTACACGAAGCTGGTAGACGACCAGTCCGAGCGGCTGATGACGCTGCGCGGGCTGCTGCAATTCCGCGACGGGGTACGTGAGCCAGTGCCGATCGACGAGGTCGAACCGGTCAGTGAGATCGTCAAACGCTTCTCGACGGGCGCCATGTCGTACGGCTCGATCAGCCAGGAAGCGCACGAGACGCTCGCCGTGGCGATGAACCGGCTCGGTGCGAAGTCCAACACCGGCGAGGGCGGGGAAGACTCCGAGCGTCTCTACGATCCGGTGCGCCGGAGCGCGATAAAGCAGGTTGCGTCGGGTCGGTTCGGCGTCACAGCGGAGTACCTCACGAACGCCGACGATCTGCAGATCAAGATCGCGCAGGGCGCGAAACCCGGCGAGGGCGGTCAGCTGCCCGGCCACAAGGTCTATCCGTGGGTGGCGAAGACGCGGCACTCGACACCGGGCGTCGGGCTGATCTCGCCGCCACCGCACCACGACATCTACTCGATCGAGGACATCAAGCAGCTCATCCACGATCTCAAGAACGCGAACCCGATGGCGCGCGTACACGTCAAGCTGGTCTCGGAGACGGGCGTCGGCACAGTCGCGGCCGGTGTGTCCAAAGCGCACGCCGACGTCGTGCTCATCTCCGGTCACGACGGAGGTACGGGCGCGTCGCCGCTCACCTCGCTAAAACATGCGGGCGGTCCGTGGGAGCTCGGTCTCGCGGAGACGCAGCAGACCCTGTTGCTCAACGGTCTTCGTGACCGCATCGTGGTTCAGGCAGACGGGCAGCTCAAGACCGGTCGTGACGTGGTCGTGGCCGCGCTGCTCGGCGCGGAGGAGTACGGCTTCGCGACCGCTCCGCTCGTTGTGAGTGGCTGCATCATGATGCGGGTCTGTCATCTGGACACCTGCCCGGTCGGTGTCGCCACCCAGAACCGTGCCCTGCGAGAGAAGTACAGCGGTAAGGCCGAGTTCGTCGTGACGTTCTTCGAGTACATCGCCCAAGAGGTACGCGAGCTGCTGGCCGAGCTCGGATTCCGCTCGCTCGACGAGGCGATCGGCCAGGTCGACACGCTCGACGCTCGACGCGCAGTGAAGCACTGGAAGGCAAGCGGGCTTGACCTCTCGCCGATCTTGTACAAGCCGGAGGTGGCCGACGGCGCATCCTTGCGACGTACGCGCGGTCAAGATCATGGTCTCGAACGCGCCCTCGACAACGAGCTGATCGCGCTCTCGTACGACGCTCTCGACAACGGCGACCCGGTACGCGCGCAGCTGCCGATCCGCAACGTCAACCGCACTGTCGGCACGATGCTCGGTCACGAGGTCACTAAGCGGCATCGTGGCGAAGGTCTGGCGGACGACACGATCGACATCACGTTCACCGGGTCGGCGGGGCAGTCGTTCGGCGCGTACGTGCCGAACGGCATCACGCTGCGTCTCGAGGGCGACACCAACGACTATCTGGGCAAGGGATTGTCCGGCGGCCGGCTCGTCGTCCGGCCCGATCGCGCATCGACGTTCGAAGCTTCGGAGCAGATCATCGCCGGCAACGTGATCGGCTACGGCGCGACCGCCGGCGAGATGTTCGTACGCGGGCGGGTCGGCGAGCGGTTCTGCGTACGCAACTCGGGTGCGACAGCGGTCGTCGAAGGTGTCGGTGACCACGGATGCGAGTACATGACCGGCGGCATCGCCGTCGTGCTCGGCGCAACCGGCCGCAACTTCGCGGCCGGCATGAGCGGAGGCACCGCGTACGTGCTCGATCTGGACGAGCAGCGGGTCAACCCGGGGCTCGTCGAGCTGAGCCCGTTGCGAGCCGACGAGGCAGAGGAGCTACGTGCTCTCGTACAACGTCATCAGGAAGAGACGGGTTCGACGGTGGCCGAGGCGCTGCTCGCTGACTGGAGCGCGAGCCTGACGCGGTTCACCCGAATCATCCCGGTCACGTACCGCAAGGTGCTGGAGGCTCAAGACGCAGCCAGACAAGGCGGATTGAGCGACGACGACACCACGGCGAAGATGATGGAGGCCGCGATCAATGGCTGA
- a CDS encoding HNH endonuclease, whose amino-acid sequence MRTANLIDDVETTDGLDIAAAARAQLARTEAAQFDAVLSYLRQIASEPLAQAGGVNEWTRYGGSGTPAVSEYAVAEVGPALGLSANGARALIADALDLAYRLPRLYACLHDGVVDAWRIRKVARATREFTIAQAGDADRRLSAANVDGTPLIARITMPRLQLVLDQIRFVDDPDGAEKKRREARRRRGVTIWFEDGVAHIAGTLSVDDGQRLDQRLDQLVESMRFLGDQRPDHILRSVAMGMVHEPDSLDDLYALVADKTDDDTAADVPAEPESRPEPEPEPRGRRRGRRRGLRETVLYVHYDRCWGTWSLDDVGAITRSEAEQILGKSSRIVVKPVIDLETTISTTGYVAPPRLREQTALMNGLTCTFPYCNRPAKLGDYDHIRNYTDGGPTDSRNGHRLCRFHHRAKTFTAWTVSSPAPGIWLWLSPAGRSYLVTAGTTTKLPGRTDTTVPEKRKPSAA is encoded by the coding sequence ATGAGGACGGCGAACCTGATCGACGACGTCGAGACCACCGACGGTCTCGACATCGCTGCGGCCGCGCGTGCTCAGCTCGCCCGCACCGAGGCCGCGCAGTTCGACGCGGTCCTTTCGTACCTGCGGCAAATCGCGTCCGAACCGCTCGCGCAGGCCGGTGGGGTGAACGAGTGGACCCGCTACGGCGGATCCGGCACCCCGGCGGTGTCGGAGTACGCGGTCGCCGAAGTCGGACCCGCCCTCGGCCTATCGGCCAACGGCGCCCGCGCCCTGATCGCGGACGCCCTCGATCTGGCCTACCGCCTCCCACGCCTGTACGCCTGTCTGCACGACGGGGTGGTGGATGCGTGGCGGATCCGGAAAGTCGCCCGCGCGACCCGGGAGTTCACCATCGCCCAAGCCGGCGACGCCGACCGACGACTGTCCGCTGCGAATGTCGACGGAACCCCGCTGATCGCACGAATCACCATGCCCCGGCTGCAGCTGGTGCTCGATCAGATCCGGTTCGTCGACGACCCCGACGGCGCCGAAAAGAAACGACGTGAAGCACGCAGGCGTCGGGGTGTCACGATCTGGTTCGAAGACGGCGTCGCCCACATTGCCGGCACCCTGTCGGTTGACGACGGGCAGCGTCTCGACCAACGCCTCGATCAGTTGGTCGAGTCGATGCGGTTCCTCGGCGACCAACGTCCCGACCACATCCTCCGATCCGTCGCAATGGGCATGGTTCATGAACCCGACAGCCTCGACGACCTCTACGCCCTGGTCGCCGACAAAACCGACGACGACACCGCAGCGGATGTACCAGCCGAACCCGAATCGCGGCCCGAGCCTGAGCCTGAACCACGCGGGCGTCGTCGCGGTCGCCGTCGTGGGCTGCGCGAGACCGTGCTCTACGTCCATTACGACCGGTGCTGGGGCACCTGGTCCCTCGACGACGTCGGCGCCATCACCCGGTCTGAAGCCGAACAGATCCTCGGCAAATCATCACGGATCGTCGTCAAACCCGTCATCGACTTAGAGACCACGATCTCGACCACCGGCTATGTCGCCCCACCCCGGCTGCGGGAACAGACCGCACTGATGAACGGCCTGACGTGCACCTTCCCGTACTGCAACCGTCCCGCGAAACTCGGCGACTACGACCACATCCGCAACTACACCGACGGCGGCCCGACCGACTCACGAAATGGACACCGGCTTTGTCGGTTCCATCACCGGGCCAAGACATTCACCGCCTGGACCGTGTCGTCACCGGCACCCGGAATCTGGTTGTGGCTGTCACCGGCAGGCCGTTCGTACCTCGTCACAGCCGGCACCACCACCAAACTCCCCGGCCGAACCGACACAACCGTTCCAGAGAAACGAAAACCCAGCGCCGCCTGA
- a CDS encoding DUF1772 domain-containing protein gives MATYQQHARSVRTRSGADVWTGFALGSALLMMTLVAGLSFTFAAAVMPNLGGVDDHTFVLINQRFNENPVFPITFTLALPLLILATVLQLRVDGSRAAAWVIAALALYVAALLITGAIHIPLNDEIDRAGDPDQINNLAHVRERFEQTWVVWNVVRTMLCIATVAALGRALLVRGRCEQRRTRP, from the coding sequence ATGGCGACGTACCAACAGCATGCGCGAAGCGTCCGTACCCGATCGGGCGCCGACGTCTGGACGGGCTTCGCGCTCGGTTCGGCTCTGCTCATGATGACGCTCGTCGCCGGGCTCAGCTTCACCTTCGCCGCTGCGGTCATGCCCAATCTGGGCGGAGTCGACGATCACACCTTCGTACTGATCAACCAGCGGTTCAATGAAAACCCGGTCTTCCCGATCACCTTCACGTTGGCATTGCCGTTGCTGATCCTGGCGACCGTGCTGCAGCTTCGCGTCGACGGGAGCCGGGCGGCTGCGTGGGTCATCGCGGCACTCGCCCTCTACGTCGCGGCGTTGCTGATCACGGGTGCGATCCACATTCCGCTCAACGACGAGATCGATCGAGCGGGCGATCCCGACCAGATCAACAATCTCGCCCATGTGCGTGAGCGGTTCGAGCAGACGTGGGTCGTGTGGAACGTCGTTCGTACGATGCTCTGCATCGCGACGGTTGCGGCCCTCGGACGCGCCTTGCTCGTGCGCGGCCGTTGCGAACAGCGTCGGACCCGACCGTGA